In a genomic window of Lathyrus oleraceus cultivar Zhongwan6 unplaced genomic scaffold, CAAS_Psat_ZW6_1.0 chrUn0357, whole genome shotgun sequence:
- the LOC127113911 gene encoding probable methyltransferase TCM_000336, producing MDVEKVFHMTGGIGKTSYAKNSSLQKKVSDKVKHILIEAVEDLYIETTPKSIGIADLGCSSGPNTLSIIKDIFQTIQSTSHKIRHHSTEFRVYFNDLPTNDFNSIFKALPEFQKLLNQDRKNEFPSIFMGGYPGSFYGRLFPNCYLHFVHSSHCLHWLSRVPPGIYDEEKKSLNKGCVYICDKSPQLVSEAYYQQFQEDFSLFLESRSEELVVGGKMVLTFLGRKGPQHVDRGNSFLWEILTRAFTILVSQGEIEEEELDSYDVHFYAPSREELEDEIRKEGSLEMEKLEMFEIDKEQGRESHGTEFAKAVRAVQESIISNHFGERILDNLFEIFATLVDEEFAKEDIKPITFVLVLRKV from the exons ATGGATGTAGAGAAAGTGTTCCACATGACTGGAGGAATTGGCAAAACAAGCTATGCCAAAAACTCCTCACTTCAG AAAAAAGTATCAGATAAGGTGAAACACATTCTGATAGAAGCAGTTGAGGATCTTTACATTGAAACAACTCCAAAGAGTATAGGCATTGCTGATTTGGGTTGTTCTTCTGGACCAAACACTCTCTCAATCATCAAAGACATCTTCCAAACAATTCAATCAACAAGTCACAAAATCAGGCACCACTCTACTGAATTCCGAGTCTACTTTAACGATCTTCCAACTAACGATTTCAATTCAATCTTCAAAGCTTTGCCTGAGTTTCAAAAGTTGCTTAATCAAGATAGGAAAAACGAGTTTCCGTCCATTTTCATGGGAGGTTACCCTGGTTCATTTTATGGAAGATTGTTCCCTAATTGTTACTTGCACTTTGTTCATTCTTCCCATTGCTTACACTGGCTCTCAAGG GTTCCTCCGGGAATCTATGATGAGGAGAAAAAGTCTTTGAACAAAGGTTGTGTTTACATTTGCGATAAAAGTCCTCAACTGGTTTCTGAAGCGTATTATCAGCAGTTTCAGGAAGATTTTTCGTTGTTCCTTGAATCAAGGTCTGAAGAATTAGTTGTCGGTGGAAAAATGGTGTTGACGTTTTTAGGAAGAAAGGGACCTCAACATGTTGACAGAGGCAATTCATTCCTCTGGGAGATTCTTACTCGTGCATTTACTATTCTAGTCTCACAG GGGGAAATAGAAGAGGAGGAACTTGATTCATATGATGTGCATTTCTATGCACCATCAAGAGAAGAATTAGAAGATGAAATAAGGAAAGAAGGGTCATTGGAAATGGAGAagttggaaatgtttgagataGACAAGGAGCAAGGGAGGGAGAGTCATGGTACAGAGTTTGCAAAAGCAGTTAGAGCTGTCCAAGAATCAATTATCTCTAATCACTTTGGAGAAAGGATTTTGGacaatttgtttgagatttttgCAACATTGGTGGATGAAGAGTTTGCAAAGGAGGATATTAAACCAATCACTTTTGTTCTTGTTCTTCGAAAAGTATGA